The window GAAGACGGGAGACCTGTACCAGAATGTTAACGGCCGAGGCGATCTGCTGACGCACGGCCTTCAGCGGCATCTCGATGCCGGCCATGGCGACCATGTTTTCCAGACGGCTGACAGCGTCACGGGCGGAGTTGGCGTGGATCGTCGTCATGGAGCCGTCATGGCCCGTGTTCATCGCCTGCAGCATGTCGATGACTTCCTCGCCGCGCGTCTCGCCGACGATGATGCGATCCGGGCGCATACGCAGGGCGTTCTTCAGGAGGATACGCTGGGAGACTTCACCCTTGCCCTCCACGTTCGGTGGCCGGCTTTCCATGCGGCCCACGTGAACCTGCTGAAGCTGAAGTTCGGCAGTATCCTCGATCGTCACGATACGTTCGGCATCGTCGATGAAGGAAGACAGGGCGTTCAGGGTAGTCGTCTTACCGGAACCGGTACCGCCCGACACGATTATGTTGAGGCGGGTGGCAACGGCTGCCTGAAGGTAGGCTGCCATATCTTCGGTGAAAGCGCCGAAGTCGATCAATTCGTCAATGGAAAGCTTCTCCTTGGAGAATTTACGAATCGAGACCAGCGCACCGTCAACCGCACAGGGCGGAACCATGGCGTTGAAACGGGAACCGTCGGCAAGACGGGCATCGACGTAGGGGTGGCTTTCATCGACACGACGGCCAACGGCGGACACGATCTTGTCAATCACGCGCAGAAGGTGCCTGTCATCCTTGAAGCGGACGCTGGTAAGTTCCAGCTTGCCGCCGCGTTCCACGAAGATCTGGTGTGGACCGTTGACGAGAATATCGTTGACGGTTTCGTCTTTCAGCAGAACTTCCAATGGACCGAGGCCGGTGACTTCGTCGAAAAGGTCGTGGTTCAACTGATCGACTTCGCTGCTGTTGAGCACGACGCCCGCATCGCGCAGCCCCTCGCGGGTGATGACAGCGATTTCCTGGCGAAGTTCCTGATCCGTGGCCTTGTCGAGCACAGCGAGGTTCAGGGTTTCCAGCAGCCGCTTGTGGAGTTCCATTCGCACGTCGAGCAGCTTTTCCTGCCGTTTCGCTTCACGCGAGAGGTCGGCCATTTCCGTCTGGCTGAGTTCCTTCTTCTTTTTTTCCTGCCGTTGCCGTGCCTTGAAGGCGGCTTCTTCCGCGTCAATCTCCAACTTGGGCGGCGAAGGGATGTCCTGGTTGCGCTGATAGCGACGGAACATGGGCAGAATCCTCGGCTTTATTGAACGACGGCGGCCTTGTCGGCGACCATGGCGTCAAAGATGGATTGGGCGATACTCTTGAATTCTTTACGAAGAGCGTTTTTCGGGGCGCTCTCGGCCAGCGGCGTGCCTTCGTCGCCGGACGAAAGTACGGCCTTGCCACCATCAGGCAGCATGATGTTGATTTCGACACCAAGGCTCTCGGCCAGCCTCTTGGCCCGGGCTTTGCCGTTGATGTCGGTAAAGCCGGGGGCGCGGTTCAGGGCGAACTGGACCTTCTCGTATGGGAGGTCCTCGGCCTTCAGGGCGCGCAGGAAGCGCAGGCAGTTCTGGGCGGATCGCATGTCGATTTCCATGACGGCGAAGAACGTCTCGGACATGCGCAGCACGTTGTCGGACCAGTGGACGAGTGCCTGCGGCATATCCACAACCACGAAGTCGTAGGAAGACTGCGCTATCTCCAGGAGTTTGGTGATGTCCTCGGGGGCGATGATGTCCAGAGGCAGCGCATCCATTGGCGCTGTCAGTACGGCCAGGCGCGTTTTGTAGGAGGTAAGGGCCTGACTTAGCGAATCATGGTCTATTCCATCAGCGTCGGAAATCAGTTCGTAGATCGCCTCGCGACGGGGGAGATCGAGATATGTCGAAACCGAGCCGAACTGGAAATTGAAATCCAGAAGGCAGACGCGCTTGTCCGTTTTCTTGGAGAGCAGGGCCAGTTCCCAGGCAATGTTGACGGCGAAGGTCGTGGAGCCGACGCCACCGGCCACACCGTATACCGGCATGATGATGCCTCGGCGATTCCGCTTCTTGTCGGCGGCCGCATCTTTGGGTGCGGCCTCGAAGGAACCGCGAAGGCGGGAGATGGCATCGGCCAGCGCGCCGTCGGGCATCGGGTACGGCGTGAAGTCATCCGCGCCGACACGCAGCAACTGATGAAGGCCGGACGGCGAAAGGTCTTTCGCCAGCAGCAAGACCTTTATTCCATGG of the Algicella marina genome contains:
- a CDS encoding CpaF family protein, translated to MFRRYQRNQDIPSPPKLEIDAEEAAFKARQRQEKKKKELSQTEMADLSREAKRQEKLLDVRMELHKRLLETLNLAVLDKATDQELRQEIAVITREGLRDAGVVLNSSEVDQLNHDLFDEVTGLGPLEVLLKDETVNDILVNGPHQIFVERGGKLELTSVRFKDDRHLLRVIDKIVSAVGRRVDESHPYVDARLADGSRFNAMVPPCAVDGALVSIRKFSKEKLSIDELIDFGAFTEDMAAYLQAAVATRLNIIVSGGTGSGKTTTLNALSSFIDDAERIVTIEDTAELQLQQVHVGRMESRPPNVEGKGEVSQRILLKNALRMRPDRIIVGETRGEEVIDMLQAMNTGHDGSMTTIHANSARDAVSRLENMVAMAGIEMPLKAVRQQIASAVNILVQVSRLQDGSRRMVSITEITGMEGEIISMQEVFRFKRQAIGDGGKIIGNFESTGLRSFYAERFRQWGYDLPTSIYVAQAGQ
- a CDS encoding AAA family ATPase, translating into MGLLKAKPEEVEVFAIARNHDEFQDMTVSLNAEIAGRWAPLELDKGEATIKAGVGPDLEIAIVAVSSEDERNLAPVTKLIQTARDHGIKVLLLAKDLSPSGLHQLLRVGADDFTPYPMPDGALADAISRLRGSFEAAPKDAAADKKRNRRGIIMPVYGVAGGVGSTTFAVNIAWELALLSKKTDKRVCLLDFNFQFGSVSTYLDLPRREAIYELISDADGIDHDSLSQALTSYKTRLAVLTAPMDALPLDIIAPEDITKLLEIAQSSYDFVVVDMPQALVHWSDNVLRMSETFFAVMEIDMRSAQNCLRFLRALKAEDLPYEKVQFALNRAPGFTDINGKARAKRLAESLGVEINIMLPDGGKAVLSSGDEGTPLAESAPKNALRKEFKSIAQSIFDAMVADKAAVVQ